Proteins encoded in a region of the Pelmatolapia mariae isolate MD_Pm_ZW linkage group LG16_19, Pm_UMD_F_2, whole genome shotgun sequence genome:
- the LOC134646190 gene encoding SH2 domain-containing adapter protein F-like isoform X1, which produces MAKWLKDYLNFGSRRDPPQPPRPDYSESEILRAYRAQKELDFEDPYQHTDKEHQNGGFGSCNATVSLPSFPAFGSALPNGVEVKLVSPKHRLIKVDSQEFGRCKVPLSPVTVQEEPVVPSAPAASEADADYSDPFDAHPHPRARTNWEPKSAPADCCSYMEPFEAQRIISELQHNMMANRSGSGDGSQLYDNPYEERTRYHHRAGPPQKVEGGVIDSKESRLPQDDERPADEYDQPWEWKKDNISKALAVQFEGTERERSRGHTEQSRLTMTGATSEATTLRLVGDTPSLLGERVDPSLPLEKQVWYHGALSRAEAESLLTLCKESSYLVRNSQTCRNDYSLSLRSCKGFMHMKFTQSPDGRYVLGENSPPFSTIPEVITYYTTHKLPIRGAEHMSLLYPVPVQTL; this is translated from the exons ATGGCAAAGTGGCTGAAGGACTACCTGAACTTTGGCAGCAGGCGTGATCCTCCACAACCCCCGAGGCCAGATTACAGCGAGAGCGAGATTTTGAGGGCCTACAGAGCTCAGAAGGAGCTAGATTTTGAGGACCCGTACCAGCACACTGATAAGGAGCATCAGAATGGCGGTTTCGGCTCCTGTAATGCCACTGTGAGCCTTCCCTCTTTCCCTGCATTTGGTTCAGCACTGCCTAATGGTGTAGAG GTAAAACTTGTgtctccaaaacacagactgatTAAAGTGGACTCTCAGGAGTTTGGTCGCTGTAAAGTCCCTCTGAGCCCTGTGACTGTTCAGGAGGAACCT GTGGTTCCTTCTGCCCCAGCAGCGTCAGAGGCCGACGCAGATTACTCGGATCCTTTTGACGCACATCCACACCCAAGAGCCAGAACAAACTGGGAGCCCAAATCTGCACCAGCAGACTGCTGCAGTTACATGGAGCCATTTGAGGCCCAGCGAATCATTTCAG AACTACAGCACAACATGATGGCCAACCGGTCTGGGAGTGGAGATGGCAGTCAGCTATATGACAACCCATATGAGGAGAGGACTCGGTACCACCATCGAGCTGGTCCGCCTCAGAAGGTTGAGGGTGGGGTGATAGACAGCAAGGAGAGCAGGCTACCTCAGGATGACGAGAGGCCGGCTGATGAATACGACCAGCCGTGGGAGTGGAAGAAGGACAACATCTCTAAAGCCCTAGCAG TTCAGTTTGAAGGGACCGAAAGAGAGCGATCACGAGGTCACACAGAACAATCCAGGCTTACCATGACAGGCGCCACATCAGAGGCAACTACACTCCGTCTTGTAGGTGACACTCCTTCGCTCTTGGGAGAGAGGGTGGATCCATCTCTGCCGCTGGAGAAGCAAGT GTGGTACCATGGAGCCCTGAGCCGCGCAGAAGCAGAGAGTCTGCTGACTCTGTGCAAAGAGAGCTCCTACCTGGTGAGAAATAGCCAGACGTGCCGAAATGACtactctctctccctcag GAGCTGCAAAGGCTTCATGCATATGAAGTTCACCCAGTCCCCAGACGGCCGCTACGTCCTCGGAGAGAACAGCCCTCCGTTCTCGACCATCCCTGAGGTCATCACCTACTACACGACACACAAGCTGCCAATCAGAGGAGCCGAGCACATGTCCCTGCTGTATCCTGTCCCAGTGCAGACCCTCTGA
- the LOC134646190 gene encoding SH2 domain-containing adapter protein D-like isoform X2 has product MAKWLKDYLNFGSRRDPPQPPRPDYSESEILRAYRAQKELDFEDPYQHTDKEHQNGGFGSCNATVSLPSFPAFGSALPNGVEVKLVSPKHRLIKVDSQEFGRCKVPLSPVTVQEEPVVPSAPAASEADADYSDPFDAHPHPRARTNWEPKSAPADCCSYMEPFEAQRIISELQHNMMANRSGSGDGSQLYDNPYEERTRYHHRAGPPQKVEGGVIDSKESRLPQDDERPADEYDQPWEWKKDNISKALAVQFEGTERERSRGHTEQSRLTMTGATSEATTLRLVGDTPSLLGERVDPSLPLEKQVWYHGALSRAEAESLLTLCKESSYLELQRLHAYEVHPVPRRPLRPRREQPSVLDHP; this is encoded by the exons ATGGCAAAGTGGCTGAAGGACTACCTGAACTTTGGCAGCAGGCGTGATCCTCCACAACCCCCGAGGCCAGATTACAGCGAGAGCGAGATTTTGAGGGCCTACAGAGCTCAGAAGGAGCTAGATTTTGAGGACCCGTACCAGCACACTGATAAGGAGCATCAGAATGGCGGTTTCGGCTCCTGTAATGCCACTGTGAGCCTTCCCTCTTTCCCTGCATTTGGTTCAGCACTGCCTAATGGTGTAGAG GTAAAACTTGTgtctccaaaacacagactgatTAAAGTGGACTCTCAGGAGTTTGGTCGCTGTAAAGTCCCTCTGAGCCCTGTGACTGTTCAGGAGGAACCT GTGGTTCCTTCTGCCCCAGCAGCGTCAGAGGCCGACGCAGATTACTCGGATCCTTTTGACGCACATCCACACCCAAGAGCCAGAACAAACTGGGAGCCCAAATCTGCACCAGCAGACTGCTGCAGTTACATGGAGCCATTTGAGGCCCAGCGAATCATTTCAG AACTACAGCACAACATGATGGCCAACCGGTCTGGGAGTGGAGATGGCAGTCAGCTATATGACAACCCATATGAGGAGAGGACTCGGTACCACCATCGAGCTGGTCCGCCTCAGAAGGTTGAGGGTGGGGTGATAGACAGCAAGGAGAGCAGGCTACCTCAGGATGACGAGAGGCCGGCTGATGAATACGACCAGCCGTGGGAGTGGAAGAAGGACAACATCTCTAAAGCCCTAGCAG TTCAGTTTGAAGGGACCGAAAGAGAGCGATCACGAGGTCACACAGAACAATCCAGGCTTACCATGACAGGCGCCACATCAGAGGCAACTACACTCCGTCTTGTAGGTGACACTCCTTCGCTCTTGGGAGAGAGGGTGGATCCATCTCTGCCGCTGGAGAAGCAAGT GTGGTACCATGGAGCCCTGAGCCGCGCAGAAGCAGAGAGTCTGCTGACTCTGTGCAAAGAGAGCTCCTACCTG GAGCTGCAAAGGCTTCATGCATATGAAGTTCACCCAGTCCCCAGACGGCCGCTACGTCCTCGGAGAGAACAGCCCTCCGTTCTCGACCATCCCTGA
- the yju2 gene encoding splicing factor YJU2: MSERKVLNKYYPPDFDPSKIPKLKLPKDRQYVVRLMAPFNMRCKTCGEYIYKGKKFNARKETVQNETYMGLPIFRFYIKCTRCLAEITFKTDPENTDYAMEHGATRNFQAEKLIEEEEKRIQQEREEEELNNPMKVLENRTKDSKLEMEVLENLQELKELNQRQALVDFEGMIDQYREMEKREREREKEEDEREMKEMLERALVKRLRESDSDSETEEESSSKQSNKSSSDKPTDILTTDKPTEAEGASAGGAKKAKVESWERSVGTLGGKGALGSLVVRKKPAVTVSKPSSVTETAAPAAQTDSKPATTDSTDASKPITTQNGSSSLSLLGAYSDSDSNDSE, from the exons ATGTCCGAAAGAAAAGTATTGAAT AAATACTACCCTCCGGATTTCGATCCGTCCAAAATCCCAAAGCTAAAGCTCCCCAAAGATCGTCAGTATGTGGTCAGATTGATGGCTCCATTTAATATGAG GTGTAAAACATGCGGTGAGTACATCTACAAGGGGAAGAAGTTCAATGCACGCAAAGAGACTGTTCAGAATGAGACCTACATGGGACTGCCTATCTTTCGTTTCTACATCAAATGTACCCGCTGTCTTGCTGAAATTACATTTAAG ACTGACCCGGAGAACACAGACTACGCCATGGAGCACGGCGCAACGCGAAACTTCCAGGCAGAGAAACTCattgaggaggaggagaagagaatcCAGCAGGAGAGGGAAGAAGAGGAACTGAACAACCCCATGAAG GTGCTAGAGAACCGCACAAAGGATTCAAAGTTAGAGATGGAGGTTTTGGAGAACCTGCAGGAGTTGAAGGAGCTGAATCAGAGACAGGCTCTGGTGGACTTTGAGGGAATGATCGACCAGTACAGAGAGATGGAGAAGAGGGAGCGGGAACgggagaaagaggaggatgAGCGTGAAATGAA GGAGATGTTGGAGCGTGCTCTCGTGAAAAGACTTAGAGAGTCTGACTCTGAttcagaaacagaagaagagagcagcagcaaaCAGTCGAACAAGTCCAGCTCAGACAAACCAACAGACATCCTCACTACTGACAAACCAACAGAGGCAGAG GGAGCTTCAGCTGGAGGAGCAAAGAAGGCCAAGGTGGAGAGCTGGGAGAGGAGTGTCGGGACACTGGGTGGTAAAGGAGCATTAGGTTCACTGGTTGTCCGAAAGAAACCAGCAGTGACTGTGAGCAAACCCAGTTCAGTAACGGAAACTGCTGCTCCTGCCGCACAAACAG ATTCAAAGCCAGCGACGACAGACTCCACAGACGCTTCTAAACCCATCACCACACAAAATGGGTCATCATCCCTCAGCCTGTTGGGGGCGTATTCAGACAGTGACAGCAATGACAGCGAATGA
- the LOC134645805 gene encoding cocaine- and amphetamine-regulated transcript protein-like, giving the protein MCLDTMVSARTLLLAVTCCYAYLYLVRAEDSSLETRSLDFTLKTQQEKDLIDALQEVLEKLRSKEMPLEKKHGWLPSCDAGEPCAVRKGARIGTLCSCPRGTTCNFYVLKCL; this is encoded by the exons ATGTGTCTGGACACAATGGTCAGTGCGCGGACTCTCCTCCTCGCGGTCACCTGCTGCTACGCCTACCTGTACCTCGTTCGCGCAGAGGACTCCTCATTGGAGACGCGCTCGCTGGATTTCACCCTGAAAACTCAACAAGAGAAAGACTTG ATTGACGCATTGCAAGAAGTTCTGGAGAAACTGAGGAGCAAAGAGATGCCATTGGAGAAAAAGCATGGATGGTTACCTTCG TGTGACGCAGGGGAGCCGTGCGCCGTGCGTAAAGGCGCGCGTATTGGCACGCTGTGTAGCTGTCCACGGGGGACTACTTGTAACTTCTATGTTCTGAAATGTTTgtga